A region of Massilia sp. KIM DNA encodes the following proteins:
- a CDS encoding TMEM175 family protein, translated as MTKNRLEAFSDGVIAIIITIMVLELKVPHSTEPEALLDALPGWLRYGLSFVYVGIYWVNHHALLDRATRVDWAALWANLHLLFWMSLIPWVTAWAGENPTAPVPVAMYGVVLLLCSGSFMLLAWRLREGADGHVLAWSNRRNAMSLPAYALAVGVSLWRPPLAAAVHVLLALAWLVPQGQLRQARG; from the coding sequence ATGACCAAGAACCGCCTGGAGGCCTTCAGCGACGGCGTGATCGCAATCATCATCACGATCATGGTGCTGGAGCTGAAGGTCCCGCATTCCACCGAGCCCGAGGCGCTCCTCGACGCGCTGCCCGGCTGGCTGCGCTATGGGCTGAGCTTCGTCTACGTGGGCATCTACTGGGTCAACCACCACGCCCTGCTGGACCGCGCCACCCGGGTCGACTGGGCCGCGCTGTGGGCCAACCTGCACCTGCTGTTCTGGATGTCGCTGATCCCCTGGGTCACCGCCTGGGCCGGCGAGAATCCGACGGCGCCGGTCCCGGTGGCCATGTACGGCGTGGTGCTGCTCCTGTGTTCCGGCTCCTTCATGCTGCTCGCATGGCGCCTGCGCGAAGGCGCCGATGGCCACGTGCTGGCCTGGAGCAACCGCAGGAACGCGATGTCGCTGCCGGCCTACGCGCTGGCGGTGGGCGTGTCGCTGTGGCGTCCCCCGCTGGCCGCCGCGGTCCACGTGCTGCTGGCGCTGGCCTGGCTGGTGCCGCAGGGCCAGCTGCGTCAGGCGCGGGGCTGA
- a CDS encoding DUF1427 family protein: MYLISLGAGILVGIIYGLINVRSPAPPAIALVGLLGMLLGEQVVPVAKRMLEGAPITRAWFQSECQPKITGVPPAAKEGADAAAPDTRHG; this comes from the coding sequence ATGTACCTCATTTCACTCGGCGCCGGCATCCTCGTCGGGATCATCTATGGCCTCATCAACGTGCGCTCGCCGGCCCCGCCGGCCATCGCCCTGGTCGGCCTGCTCGGCATGCTGCTCGGCGAGCAGGTGGTGCCGGTGGCCAAGCGCATGCTGGAAGGCGCCCCGATCACCCGAGCCTGGTTCCAGTCGGAGTGCCAGCCCAAGATCACGGGCGTGCCGCCCGCGGCCAAGGAAGGCGCGGACGCCGCCGCCCCCGACACCCGCCACGGCTGA
- a CDS encoding hydrolase has product MTNPKLEVLTPQNSQLIIIDHQPQMAFGVQSIDRQALKNNVVGLAKAAKVFNIPTVITTVETESFSGHTYPEILDVFPGHQILERTSMNSWDDQKVRDALKANGRKKVIVAGLWTEVCNTTFALCAMLEGDYEIYMVADASGGTSKDAHDFAMQRMVQAGAVPVTWQQVLLEWQRDWAHRDTYEAVMKIVTEHSGAYGMGVDYAYTMVHKAAARNKGDNPVLAPVAAPVR; this is encoded by the coding sequence ATGACCAATCCAAAACTCGAAGTCCTGACCCCGCAGAACTCCCAGCTCATCATCATCGACCACCAGCCGCAGATGGCCTTCGGCGTGCAGTCGATCGACCGCCAGGCCCTGAAGAACAACGTGGTCGGCCTGGCCAAGGCGGCCAAGGTGTTCAACATTCCGACCGTGATCACGACCGTCGAGACCGAGTCCTTCTCGGGCCACACCTATCCTGAAATCCTGGACGTGTTCCCGGGTCACCAGATCCTCGAGCGCACCTCGATGAACTCCTGGGACGACCAGAAGGTCCGCGACGCGCTCAAGGCCAACGGCCGCAAGAAGGTGATCGTGGCCGGCCTGTGGACCGAGGTCTGCAACACCACCTTCGCCCTGTGCGCGATGCTGGAAGGCGACTACGAGATCTACATGGTGGCCGACGCCTCGGGCGGCACCAGCAAGGACGCCCACGACTTCGCCATGCAGCGCATGGTGCAGGCCGGCGCCGTGCCGGTCACCTGGCAGCAGGTGCTGCTGGAATGGCAGCGCGACTGGGCGCACCGCGACACCTACGAGGCCGTGATGAAGATCGTCACCGAGCACTCGGGCGCCTACGGCATGGGCGTGGACTACGCCTACACCATGGTGCACAAGGCCGCCGCCCGCAACAAGGGCGACAACCCGGTGCTGGCGCCGGTCGCCGCGCCGGTGCGCTAA
- a CDS encoding YoaK family protein translates to MAAPHNQRLEGVSMGFLAGYVDTLGFIALFGLFTAHVTGNFVLIAVSLADPAQTPSLLKLLAFPAFILGVAAARLLVAYCEGHGRPAVKPSYLLQALLLAGFMACGMLAEPVGDSVGAFAMAAGLLGAAAMGAHSAASKLLLTHLAPTSMMTGNVTQLVIDGVDQLRGAGDAATRARCGKFFWPVLAFALGCVAAAFAYLAFGFVALAVPLAILCLHLFLPEPAAQ, encoded by the coding sequence ATGGCGGCCCCACACAACCAGCGCCTGGAAGGCGTGAGCATGGGCTTCCTGGCGGGCTACGTCGACACCCTCGGCTTCATCGCCCTGTTCGGCCTGTTCACCGCCCACGTCACCGGCAACTTCGTGCTCATCGCGGTGTCGCTGGCCGACCCGGCCCAGACGCCCAGCCTGCTCAAGCTGCTGGCCTTCCCGGCCTTCATCCTGGGCGTGGCGGCGGCGCGCCTGCTGGTGGCCTATTGCGAGGGACACGGCCGGCCGGCGGTCAAGCCCTCCTACCTGCTGCAGGCCTTGCTGCTGGCCGGCTTCATGGCCTGCGGCATGCTGGCCGAGCCGGTGGGCGACAGCGTCGGCGCGTTCGCGATGGCGGCCGGCCTGCTGGGCGCGGCGGCCATGGGGGCGCACAGCGCGGCCAGCAAGCTGCTGCTCACCCACCTGGCCCCGACCTCGATGATGACCGGGAACGTGACCCAGCTCGTGATCGACGGCGTCGACCAGCTGCGCGGGGCGGGCGACGCCGCCACGCGCGCCCGTTGCGGCAAGTTCTTCTGGCCGGTGCTGGCCTTCGCCCTGGGCTGCGTGGCGGCCGCTTTCGCCTACCTGGCCTTCGGCTTCGTGGCGCTGGCCGTCCCGCTTGCGATACTATGCCTGCATCTCTTCCTTCCTGAACCCGCGGCGCAATGA
- a CDS encoding sensor histidine kinase — protein sequence MASRWHALARCLLLLGACAAACLPAAGGALDQLEHRRWIAADGGPSQVGAIAQTSDGFLWLGTNDSLMRFDGSRFVRFEPPGSNRFNIVASLLPDGDALWVGLRYGGVRRIEGGRVTDHGLEQGLPEGAVYGLARDRDGVLWAAVDDGLARFDGRRWEIVDAALGFPVRKARAVFLDREGVLWAASHDRLFYKPPGAAGFSPAGVEVEWASRMAQAPDGALWIAERHRGMLHRVKLRDGRVEHASRPLGLGSSGLLFDRTGALWIATSGDGLRHLPAPASLAALDRAEHVDSRSGLSGDFVWQLYADYEGNLWAGTSAGLDRLRERTLVPAGLPRGTHNVALAAAPDGSIWAGPVNRPALRIGPDGVVGVAGMPPPVTAAVADRDGTVWMGGPGGIWRSQGERLVKVAPLPSGEVTESAVRALTRGPDGALWVSLNRLGLFRLQDGRWQALPAPSAAPSQRMPVVASCAPDGQLWFGYRDNLAVSRDAGGERRWTREDGLDLGHVTALAHEGGRTWLGGQHGLGVIERGIYRSVGLPANGLFENIYAIVPVAQRAAKEGNPPSDLWIQSRSGIFQLDAGELRQALLDPAHRVRYRSYDLMGGLANDPYGVLPLPTAVRGADGRLWFSASAGVAWIDPSRPAPGLAGPVATIEAVTVDGARVATGQPGSFGPATQRVVFDYTAPSLSAPERLNFRYRLDGYDGAWHDAGRQREAVYTGLGPGSYTFRVIAYNEEGARSSSEARYDFHIEPVFYRRPGFVLLVAAAAALGLWLLYRANLRRAGRQLRQRLEERHRERERIARELHDTLLQGFNGLVLRFQVIADSLGPQHPARAEIERILDRADQVLIEGRDRVRALRGATGKGSLEDALGECGAESAAGRETVFAIEVTGSPRRLHDEVRDEAYWIGREAIANAFAHAQARRIDVTVDYGVRLLRLAVRDDGAGIAPEHAGPRGRPDHWGMRGMHERAAQLGGTLAVRGVPGEGSEVMLCVPAARAYVGDAREKRQGPGRNGSQSTQTTQTTQITQDTHNMQEGGRTRPLAPTDNNDEA from the coding sequence ATGGCCTCCCGGTGGCATGCTCTGGCGCGTTGCCTGCTCCTGCTGGGAGCCTGCGCCGCAGCCTGCCTACCGGCGGCAGGAGGCGCCCTCGACCAGCTCGAGCACCGGCGCTGGATCGCGGCCGACGGCGGCCCCAGCCAGGTCGGCGCGATCGCCCAGACCTCCGACGGTTTCCTCTGGCTCGGCACCAACGACTCGCTGATGCGCTTCGACGGCTCGCGCTTCGTGCGCTTCGAGCCGCCGGGGAGCAACCGCTTCAACATCGTAGCTTCGCTGCTGCCGGACGGCGACGCGCTCTGGGTCGGCCTGCGCTACGGTGGGGTGCGCCGCATCGAGGGCGGGCGCGTCACCGACCATGGCCTGGAGCAGGGCTTGCCCGAGGGCGCGGTGTACGGGCTGGCGCGCGACCGCGACGGCGTCCTCTGGGCGGCCGTCGACGACGGCCTGGCGCGCTTCGACGGGCGGCGCTGGGAGATCGTCGATGCCGCCCTCGGCTTCCCGGTGCGCAAGGCGCGCGCCGTCTTCCTCGACCGCGAAGGCGTGCTGTGGGCTGCCAGCCACGACCGCCTGTTCTACAAGCCGCCCGGCGCGGCCGGCTTTTCCCCCGCCGGGGTGGAGGTGGAATGGGCCAGCCGCATGGCCCAGGCCCCGGACGGCGCGCTCTGGATCGCCGAGCGCCACCGCGGCATGCTGCACCGGGTGAAGCTCAGGGATGGACGGGTCGAACACGCGTCGCGCCCGCTGGGCCTCGGCTCCAGCGGCCTGCTGTTCGATCGCACCGGCGCGCTCTGGATCGCCACCTCGGGCGACGGCTTGCGCCACCTTCCGGCGCCGGCCAGCCTGGCGGCGCTGGACCGCGCCGAGCATGTCGACAGCCGTTCCGGTCTGTCGGGCGATTTCGTCTGGCAGCTGTACGCGGACTACGAGGGCAATCTCTGGGCCGGCACCAGCGCCGGCCTGGACCGCTTGCGCGAACGCACCCTGGTGCCGGCCGGGCTGCCGCGCGGCACCCATAACGTGGCCCTGGCGGCGGCGCCGGACGGCAGCATCTGGGCGGGGCCGGTCAACCGCCCGGCCCTGCGCATCGGTCCCGATGGCGTGGTCGGCGTGGCCGGCATGCCGCCGCCCGTGACTGCGGCGGTGGCCGACCGGGACGGGACGGTGTGGATGGGCGGTCCGGGCGGGATCTGGCGCAGCCAGGGCGAGCGGCTGGTCAAGGTGGCGCCGCTGCCCAGCGGCGAGGTGACCGAGTCGGCGGTGCGGGCGCTGACGCGCGGGCCGGACGGCGCGCTCTGGGTCTCGCTCAACCGCCTCGGACTGTTCCGGCTGCAGGACGGACGCTGGCAGGCGCTGCCCGCGCCCAGCGCCGCGCCCAGCCAGCGCATGCCGGTCGTGGCCTCCTGCGCGCCCGATGGCCAGTTGTGGTTCGGCTACCGCGACAACCTGGCGGTCTCGCGCGATGCCGGCGGCGAGCGGCGCTGGACCCGCGAGGACGGCCTCGACCTGGGGCACGTCACCGCCCTGGCGCACGAAGGCGGGCGCACCTGGCTGGGCGGCCAGCACGGCCTGGGCGTGATCGAACGCGGCATCTACCGCAGCGTGGGCCTGCCGGCCAACGGACTGTTCGAGAACATCTACGCCATCGTGCCGGTCGCCCAGCGCGCCGCCAAGGAGGGGAACCCGCCGTCCGACCTGTGGATCCAGTCGCGCTCGGGCATCTTCCAGCTCGACGCCGGGGAGTTGCGCCAGGCCCTGCTGGATCCCGCTCACCGGGTGCGCTACCGCTCCTACGACCTGATGGGGGGTCTCGCCAACGACCCGTATGGCGTGCTGCCGCTGCCGACCGCGGTGCGCGGGGCCGACGGGCGCCTGTGGTTCTCGGCCAGCGCCGGCGTGGCCTGGATCGATCCGAGCCGGCCGGCGCCCGGCCTGGCGGGGCCGGTGGCCACCATCGAAGCGGTCACGGTCGACGGCGCGCGGGTCGCGACCGGCCAGCCGGGCAGCTTCGGGCCGGCCACCCAGCGCGTGGTGTTCGACTACACCGCGCCAAGCCTGTCGGCGCCCGAGCGCCTGAATTTCCGCTACCGCCTCGACGGCTACGACGGGGCGTGGCATGATGCGGGCCGCCAGCGCGAGGCCGTCTACACCGGCCTCGGGCCGGGGAGCTACACCTTCCGCGTGATCGCCTACAACGAGGAGGGCGCGCGCAGCAGCAGCGAGGCGCGCTACGACTTCCACATCGAACCGGTGTTCTACCGCCGTCCCGGCTTCGTGCTGCTGGTGGCGGCGGCCGCCGCGCTCGGCCTGTGGCTGCTGTACCGCGCCAACCTGCGGCGCGCGGGGCGCCAGCTGCGCCAGCGCCTGGAAGAGCGGCACCGCGAGCGCGAGCGCATCGCGCGCGAACTGCACGACACCCTGCTGCAGGGGTTCAACGGGCTGGTGCTGCGCTTCCAGGTGATCGCCGACTCGCTCGGGCCGCAGCACCCGGCGCGGGCCGAGATCGAGCGCATCCTGGACCGCGCCGACCAGGTGCTGATCGAGGGCCGCGACCGTGTGCGCGCCCTGCGCGGCGCGACTGGTAAGGGCAGTCTGGAAGACGCGCTGGGCGAGTGCGGCGCCGAGTCGGCGGCCGGCCGCGAGACCGTGTTCGCGATCGAGGTCACCGGCAGTCCGCGCCGCCTGCACGACGAGGTGCGCGACGAGGCCTACTGGATCGGACGGGAAGCGATCGCCAACGCCTTCGCCCACGCCCAGGCCAGGCGGATCGACGTCACGGTCGACTACGGCGTGCGCCTGCTGAGGCTCGCGGTGCGCGACGACGGCGCCGGCATCGCGCCCGAGCATGCCGGCCCGCGCGGCCGCCCGGACCATTGGGGCATGCGCGGCATGCACGAGCGCGCGGCCCAGCTGGGCGGGACCCTGGCCGTGCGCGGCGTCCCGGGGGAGGGCAGCGAGGTGATGCTGTGCGTGCCGGCGGCGCGCGCCTATGTGGGCGACGCGCGGGAAAAGCGCCAGGGACCTGGCCGCAACGGTTCGCAGAGTACGCAAACTACGCAGACGACGCAGATTACGCAGGACACCCACAACATGCAGGAAGGCGGGCGCACGCGCCCGTTGGCACCAACCGACAACAATGACGAGGCATAA
- a CDS encoding DedA family protein, with protein MFDFITKFLESSGYLGVFALMALENVFPPIPSELIMPFAGFVAARGDLHVAGVLIAGTAGSIAGALPWYYAAKIYGKERLEKFADKHARWMTVTHGEIEHALEAFDRHGRKVVLFGRLIPAIRTLISVPAGLACMPMAQFLLYSTIGSLIWTGILTSAGYLLESQYERVSQYVDPVSKGILILLVGWYLYRVATWKPKET; from the coding sequence ATGTTCGACTTCATCACCAAGTTCCTCGAATCCAGCGGCTATCTGGGCGTGTTCGCGCTCATGGCGCTGGAAAATGTCTTTCCGCCCATCCCTTCCGAACTCATCATGCCTTTCGCCGGCTTCGTGGCGGCGCGCGGCGACCTGCACGTCGCGGGCGTGCTGATCGCCGGCACCGCCGGTTCGATTGCCGGCGCCTTGCCCTGGTATTACGCGGCCAAGATCTATGGCAAGGAGAGGCTGGAGAAATTTGCCGACAAGCATGCCCGCTGGATGACGGTGACCCACGGCGAGATCGAGCACGCGCTCGAGGCCTTCGATCGCCACGGCCGCAAGGTGGTGCTGTTCGGCCGCCTAATCCCGGCGATCCGGACCCTGATCTCGGTGCCTGCCGGGCTGGCCTGCATGCCGATGGCCCAGTTCCTGTTGTATTCGACGATCGGCTCCCTGATCTGGACCGGCATCCTCACCTCCGCAGGTTACCTGCTGGAAAGCCAATACGAAAGGGTGTCGCAATACGTCGATCCCGTTTCCAAGGGCATCCTGATCTTGCTGGTGGGATGGTATCTGTACCGCGTGGCAACCTGGAAACCCAAGGAGACCTGA
- a CDS encoding AraC family transcriptional regulator has protein sequence MHTAIAFPAARPATMPLPSASQGGLPAWQVKRVTDYIDANLGATLRTCTLAATLGLSVSHFTRAFKHSVGVPPRVFVIRRRLAAACAAMLDSSQPLTAIAHAHGFCDQSHFTRTFHEVIGVAPQAWRRRQEAMTAEAA, from the coding sequence GTGCACACCGCGATTGCGTTTCCGGCCGCCCGTCCGGCCACCATGCCCCTCCCGTCCGCCTCCCAGGGCGGCCTGCCCGCCTGGCAGGTCAAGCGGGTGACCGACTACATCGACGCCAACCTGGGCGCCACCCTGCGCACCTGCACCCTGGCCGCGACCCTGGGCCTGTCGGTCAGCCATTTCACGCGCGCCTTCAAGCATAGCGTGGGCGTGCCGCCGCGCGTCTTCGTGATCCGGCGCCGCCTGGCGGCCGCCTGTGCGGCCATGCTGGACTCGAGCCAGCCGCTGACCGCCATCGCCCATGCCCACGGCTTCTGCGACCAGTCCCATTTCACCCGCACCTTCCACGAAGTGATCGGGGTCGCGCCCCAGGCCTGGCGCCGGCGCCAGGAAGCCATGACGGCCGAGGCGGCATAG
- a CDS encoding amidohydrolase has protein sequence MQAQPTPGTSPALILINGCFHTVDRAQPQASAVAIRDGRFLAVGDSDYVMRFRDPDSQVIDLNGRTVIPGLNDSHLHLIRGGLNYNLELRWEGVPSLADALRMLKEQADRTPNPQWVRVVGGWNEFQFAERRMPTLDEINAAAPDTPVFILHLYDRALLNRAALRAVGYTKDTPNPPGGEIVRDAAGNPTGMLIARPNAMILYATLAKGPKLPYDLQVNSTRQFMRELNRLGLTSAIDAGGGFQNYPEDYAVIEELDRAGQLTIRIAYNLFTQNKGQELEDFQRWTGMVAPGQGSDYYRHNGAGEMLVFSAADFEDFLEPRPELAAGMEDELEKVVRHLVQNRWPFRLHATYDESISRMLDVFEKVNREIPFDGLHWMFDHCETITPRNIDRVKALGGGIAIQHRMAFQGEYFVERYGSEAARQTPPVKRMLDTGVPVGAGTDATRVASYNPWTSLYWLVSGRTVGGLPLYGSGGHLPRSVALELWTAGSAWFSSEHGRKGKIQEGMLADLAVLSQDFFSVDEEAIKSIESVLTVVGGKVVHGAAEFSALGPPPIPVLPEWSPVRSTPGHWRKSAPAAQPAALAHQCRGACGVHAHQHDVARRSKVPVSDFSGFWGALGCSCFAF, from the coding sequence ATGCAAGCACAGCCGACCCCGGGCACTTCGCCTGCCCTCATCCTCATCAACGGATGCTTCCACACCGTCGACCGCGCCCAGCCCCAGGCCAGCGCGGTCGCCATTCGCGACGGCCGCTTCCTGGCCGTCGGCGACAGCGACTACGTGATGCGCTTCCGCGATCCGGACAGCCAGGTGATCGACCTGAACGGCCGCACCGTGATCCCGGGCCTGAACGACTCCCACCTGCACCTGATCCGGGGCGGGTTGAACTACAACCTGGAGCTGCGCTGGGAAGGCGTGCCCTCGCTGGCCGACGCGCTGCGCATGCTCAAGGAACAGGCCGACCGCACGCCCAACCCGCAATGGGTGCGCGTGGTGGGCGGCTGGAACGAATTCCAGTTCGCCGAGCGTCGCATGCCGACGCTCGACGAAATCAACGCCGCCGCGCCCGATACCCCGGTGTTCATCCTGCACCTGTACGACCGCGCGCTGCTCAACCGCGCGGCCCTGCGCGCGGTGGGCTATACCAAGGACACGCCCAACCCGCCGGGCGGCGAGATCGTGCGCGACGCGGCGGGCAACCCCACCGGGATGCTGATCGCGCGCCCGAACGCGATGATCCTCTACGCCACCCTGGCCAAGGGCCCCAAGCTGCCCTACGACCTGCAGGTGAACTCCACGCGCCAGTTCATGCGCGAACTGAACCGCCTGGGCCTGACCTCGGCCATCGACGCCGGCGGCGGCTTCCAGAATTATCCCGAGGACTACGCGGTCATCGAGGAGCTCGACCGCGCCGGCCAGCTGACGATCCGCATCGCCTACAACCTGTTCACCCAGAACAAGGGCCAGGAGCTGGAAGACTTCCAGCGCTGGACCGGCATGGTGGCGCCGGGGCAGGGCAGCGACTACTACCGCCACAACGGCGCCGGCGAGATGCTGGTGTTCTCGGCCGCCGACTTCGAGGACTTCCTCGAGCCGCGTCCCGAGCTGGCGGCCGGCATGGAAGACGAGCTGGAAAAGGTGGTGCGCCACCTGGTGCAGAACCGCTGGCCCTTCCGCCTGCACGCCACCTACGACGAATCGATCTCGCGCATGCTCGACGTGTTCGAGAAGGTGAACCGCGAGATTCCCTTCGACGGCCTGCACTGGATGTTCGACCACTGCGAGACCATCACCCCGCGCAACATCGACCGCGTCAAGGCGCTGGGCGGAGGCATCGCGATCCAGCACCGCATGGCCTTCCAGGGCGAATACTTCGTCGAGCGCTACGGCAGCGAGGCGGCGCGCCAGACCCCGCCGGTCAAGCGCATGCTGGACACCGGTGTGCCGGTCGGCGCCGGCACCGACGCCACCCGGGTGGCCAGCTACAACCCCTGGACCTCGCTGTACTGGCTGGTGTCCGGGCGCACCGTGGGCGGCCTGCCGCTGTACGGCAGCGGCGGCCACCTGCCGCGCAGCGTCGCGCTCGAGCTCTGGACCGCGGGCAGCGCCTGGTTCTCGAGCGAGCATGGCCGCAAGGGCAAGATCCAGGAAGGCATGCTGGCCGACCTGGCGGTGCTGTCCCAGGATTTCTTCAGCGTCGACGAGGAAGCGATCAAATCCATCGAATCGGTGCTGACCGTGGTCGGCGGCAAGGTCGTCCACGGCGCCGCCGAGTTCAGCGCGCTGGGGCCGCCGCCGATCCCGGTGCTGCCGGAATGGTCGCCGGTGCGCAGCACGCCTGGCCACTGGAGAAAGAGCGCGCCGGCGGCCCAGCCGGCCGCCCTGGCCCACCAGTGCCGCGGCGCCTGCGGCGTGCACGCCCACCAGCACGACGTCGCGCGCCGCTCCAAGGTGCCGGTGTCGGACTTCAGCGGCTTCTGGGGGGCGCTGGGCTGCAGCTGCTTCGCGTTCTGA
- a CDS encoding response regulator transcription factor, with protein sequence MNTPATPISVLIADDHPLMREGIAAVIASQPDMRVVGEAGDGREVVTLYRALRPDVCLIDLQMPNLNGMEAIQAIRAEFPQACLAILTTYKGDARAMHAIKAGAQGYLLKSALRKELTDAIRALASGHRYFPPQIAAELANHLGQESLTVRELQVLELIARGYGNKQIGTTLGLSEDTVKGHMRSIMEKLGANNRTHAVTIGIERGFLEI encoded by the coding sequence GTGAATACCCCAGCCACCCCAATCAGTGTCCTGATCGCGGACGACCATCCCCTGATGCGCGAAGGGATCGCCGCCGTCATCGCCAGCCAGCCCGACATGCGGGTGGTCGGCGAGGCAGGCGATGGCCGCGAGGTCGTCACCCTGTACCGCGCGCTGCGCCCGGACGTCTGCCTGATCGACCTGCAGATGCCGAACCTGAACGGGATGGAGGCGATCCAGGCGATCCGCGCCGAGTTTCCCCAGGCCTGCCTGGCCATCCTCACCACCTACAAGGGGGACGCGCGGGCCATGCACGCGATCAAGGCCGGAGCCCAGGGCTACCTGCTCAAGAGCGCGCTACGCAAGGAACTGACCGACGCGATCCGGGCGCTGGCCAGCGGCCACCGCTACTTCCCGCCGCAGATCGCGGCCGAGCTGGCCAACCACCTGGGCCAGGAATCGCTCACGGTGCGCGAGCTGCAGGTGCTGGAACTGATCGCGCGCGGCTACGGCAACAAGCAGATCGGCACGACCCTGGGCCTGTCCGAGGACACGGTCAAGGGCCACATGCGCAGCATCATGGAAAAGCTCGGGGCCAACAACCGCACCCACGCGGTGACGATCGGCATCGAGCGCGGCTTCCTCGAAATCTGA